A genomic region of Mesobacillus jeotgali contains the following coding sequences:
- the pcrB gene encoding heptaprenylglyceryl phosphate synthase, giving the protein MYDVREWRHVFKLDPNKEITDEELDRICESGTDAIMVGGTDGVTLEGVIDLMSRVRRYTVPCILEVSTIDSITPGFDFYFIPTVLNSGNPQWITGLHHEAVKEYGDLMDWDELKMEGYCILNPDCKAAKLTHAKTDLSIDDVRAYAMMAEKMFNLPIFYLEYSGTYGNPEYVEAAKGVLDKTVLFYGGGIETAQQAEEMAKHADVIVVGNVVYTNLDEALKTVVAIKK; this is encoded by the coding sequence ATGTACGATGTTCGCGAGTGGAGACATGTGTTCAAACTCGATCCAAATAAAGAGATAACTGATGAAGAATTAGATAGAATATGCGAGTCTGGAACCGACGCAATCATGGTGGGCGGGACAGATGGTGTCACTCTAGAAGGAGTCATTGATTTGATGTCCCGGGTCCGTCGTTATACGGTTCCATGCATTCTCGAGGTTTCGACGATTGATTCAATCACGCCTGGATTCGATTTTTATTTTATCCCGACGGTATTGAACAGCGGCAATCCACAGTGGATCACTGGCCTGCACCATGAAGCGGTAAAGGAGTATGGTGACCTGATGGATTGGGACGAGCTGAAAATGGAAGGATATTGCATCCTGAATCCAGATTGCAAGGCGGCAAAGCTGACTCATGCGAAGACGGATCTTTCAATCGATGATGTACGGGCATACGCAATGATGGCAGAAAAAATGTTCAACCTGCCGATTTTCTATCTAGAATACAGCGGGACATACGGCAATCCTGAGTATGTTGAAGCAGCCAAAGGCGTTCTCGACAAGACTGTCCTTTTTTACGGCGGTGGAATCGAAACGGCACAGCAGGCTGAAGAAATGGCCAAGCATGCCGATGTCATCGTGGTCGGAAATGTTGTTTACACCAACCTTGACGAGGCATTGAAGACGGTTGTTGCAATAAAGAAATAA
- the pcrA gene encoding DNA helicase PcrA has product MQYLTDKLLNGLNPEQQKAVKTVDGPLLLMAGAGSGKTRVLTHRIAYLMVEKGINPYNILAITFTNKAAREMRERIQKMMGGAADDIWISTFHSMCVRILRRDIDRLGYNRNFTILDSTDQQSVIKSILKDKNMDPKKYDPRAILGTISSAKNELITPEEYAKTAGDYFSQKVSDVYTEYQRRLRKNNALDFDDLIMTTITLFIRVPEVLEYYQRKFQYIHVDEYQDTNRAQYMLVKLLAQRFQNLCVVGDSDQSIYRWRGADITNILSFEKDYPRASVILLEQNYRSTKKILLAANMVIQNNMNRKPKNLWTENAEGNKIMYYRADSEQGEAQFVIGKIQEQIRNGRKLSDIAILYRTNAQSRVIEESFLKSNIDYSIVGGIKFYDRKEIKDILAYLRLISNPDDDISLQRIINVPKRAIGSTSIDKIANFATMHDLSMFQALETIEMIGLSPKAEKAAAEFRNLVSNYTHQQEYLSVTELVEEVLDKTGYRDMLKAEKSLESQSRLENIDEFLTVTKSFEESSEDKSLVAFLTDLALVADIDRLDDDGEKKTDFVTLMTLHSAKGLEFPVVFLIGMEEGVFPHSRSLMEEDEMEEERRLAYVGITRAEEELFITNAQMRTLFGRTNMNPESRFIKEIPADLVEDAVPKVRRPAPASGGRPGTSGGRPATASRPSMPTRGAVSRPVAAASGGEGIDWKVGDKAQHGKWGTGTVVSVKGSGEGTELDIAFPSPTGIKRLLAKFAPITKA; this is encoded by the coding sequence GTGCAATATTTAACGGATAAATTACTGAATGGCTTGAACCCGGAGCAGCAGAAGGCTGTCAAGACAGTGGATGGACCGCTGCTCTTAATGGCTGGCGCTGGCTCTGGTAAAACAAGAGTTTTAACACATAGAATTGCGTATTTAATGGTGGAAAAAGGGATAAACCCTTATAACATCCTTGCGATTACGTTTACGAATAAAGCAGCACGCGAAATGCGCGAAAGGATTCAGAAAATGATGGGCGGCGCGGCGGATGACATCTGGATTTCAACGTTCCACTCGATGTGCGTAAGGATTTTGCGCAGGGACATCGATCGTCTCGGATACAACCGAAACTTCACAATCCTTGATTCGACTGACCAGCAATCAGTCATCAAGTCGATTTTGAAGGACAAGAATATGGATCCGAAAAAGTATGATCCTCGTGCGATCCTTGGAACAATCAGCTCGGCGAAGAACGAGTTGATTACGCCGGAGGAATATGCGAAGACAGCGGGGGATTATTTTTCCCAGAAGGTCAGCGATGTGTATACGGAGTATCAGCGCAGGCTGCGCAAAAATAATGCGCTTGATTTTGATGATCTGATCATGACGACGATTACGCTGTTCATCCGCGTGCCGGAAGTGCTGGAGTATTACCAGCGCAAGTTCCAGTACATCCATGTGGATGAGTACCAGGATACGAACAGGGCACAATACATGCTTGTAAAATTGCTTGCGCAAAGATTCCAGAACCTTTGTGTTGTTGGTGATTCGGATCAGTCAATCTATCGCTGGCGCGGTGCCGATATCACGAACATCCTTTCATTTGAAAAGGACTACCCAAGGGCAAGCGTGATTTTGCTTGAGCAGAACTACCGCTCGACGAAGAAGATTTTGCTGGCTGCGAATATGGTCATCCAGAACAATATGAACCGCAAGCCGAAGAATCTTTGGACGGAAAATGCAGAGGGCAACAAAATCATGTACTATCGCGCGGACAGCGAGCAGGGTGAGGCGCAGTTCGTCATTGGGAAAATTCAGGAGCAGATTCGCAATGGCCGCAAGCTATCTGATATCGCGATTCTTTACCGCACGAACGCTCAGTCCCGTGTGATTGAGGAATCTTTCTTGAAGTCGAACATTGATTACTCAATCGTCGGCGGCATCAAGTTCTATGACAGGAAGGAAATCAAGGATATCCTTGCGTATCTCCGCTTGATTTCGAATCCTGATGATGATATCAGTTTGCAGAGAATCATCAATGTTCCGAAGCGCGCGATTGGATCGACTTCTATCGATAAAATCGCCAACTTCGCTACAATGCATGACCTATCGATGTTCCAGGCCTTGGAGACGATTGAAATGATCGGACTGAGCCCAAAAGCGGAAAAAGCTGCGGCAGAATTCCGCAACCTGGTCAGCAATTACACGCACCAGCAGGAATATCTGTCAGTGACCGAGCTGGTTGAGGAAGTCCTGGATAAGACAGGCTACCGTGACATGCTGAAGGCGGAAAAATCGCTGGAGTCACAGAGCCGACTTGAAAACATAGATGAATTTTTAACAGTAACAAAAAGCTTTGAAGAAAGCAGTGAAGATAAGAGCCTGGTGGCTTTCCTGACGGATTTGGCACTTGTCGCTGATATTGATCGCCTGGATGATGATGGCGAGAAGAAAACTGACTTCGTCACATTGATGACATTACACTCAGCTAAGGGACTTGAGTTCCCGGTTGTTTTCTTGATTGGAATGGAAGAGGGAGTATTCCCGCACAGCCGCTCCTTGATGGAAGAGGATGAGATGGAGGAGGAACGCCGTCTTGCCTACGTGGGAATCACTCGTGCCGAAGAAGAATTGTTCATCACGAATGCCCAGATGCGTACCCTTTTCGGCCGTACGAACATGAACCCGGAATCACGGTTCATTAAGGAAATCCCGGCTGATTTGGTTGAGGACGCTGTACCAAAAGTAAGAAGGCCTGCACCAGCCAGCGGCGGCAGACCAGGAACTAGCGGTGGCAGACCAGCCACTGCATCAAGACCATCGATGCCAACTCGCGGAGCTGTCTCCCGTCCTGTCGCAGCTGCAAGCGGCGGCGAAGGCATTGATTGGAAGGTCGGCGACAAAGCCCAGCATGGCAAGTGGGGAACAGGGACGGTTGTCAGCGTTAAAGGCTCAGGAGAAGGAACAGAGCTGGATATCGCGTTCCCAAGTCCAACAGGCATTAAGCGATTGCTAGCTAAGTTCGCACCGATTACAAAAGCGTAA
- the ligA gene encoding NAD-dependent DNA ligase LigA: MGFQSAEKKAKDLQNLLNQYAYEYYVLDQPSVPDAEYDRLLRELIEIEEQFPDLQTPDSPTQRVGGEILTMFNKVQHAIPMLSLGNAFDEQDLRDFDRRVRQGVGDNVAYVCELKIDGLAVSLIYEDGLLVRGATRGDGTTGEDITSNLKTIRSLPIRLNEPVSLEVRGEAFMPKKSFEALNKARKEREEEPFANPRNAAAGSLRQLDPKIAASRNLDVFLYGIANVGDTGIRAHSEGLDYLEKLGFKANKERRKVDGIEGVIEYVNSWVEKRPDLPYDIDGIVIKVDSLDQQAELGTTAKSPRWAIAYKFPAEEVVTTLKDIELSVGRTGVVTPTAILEPVQVAGTTVGRASLHNEDLIREKDIKIGDKVVIKKAGDIIPEVVNVLAEQRTGDEVEFHMPTECPECDSELVRIEGEVALRCINPKCPAQIREGLIHFVSRDAMNIDGLGERVVSQLFAEELIKDVADIYKLTREQLLALERMGEKSVNNLLSAIEATKDNSLEKLLFGLGIRLVGAKAAKTLAQEFDTMDKLMQASKDELTAINEIGDKMADSIVTYFDNDEVKELVSELKAVGVNMEYKGPKKVTAEESDSFFAGKTIVLTGKLEQMGRNEAKEKIEALGGNVAGSVSKKTDLVIAGEDAGSKLTKAESLGIEVWNEERMLEELNK, translated from the coding sequence ATGGGTTTTCAGAGCGCTGAGAAAAAAGCCAAGGATTTGCAAAATCTGCTTAATCAATATGCTTATGAGTACTATGTTCTTGACCAGCCGTCGGTTCCCGATGCGGAATACGACAGGCTTTTGAGGGAACTTATTGAAATCGAAGAGCAATTCCCGGACCTGCAGACTCCTGATTCTCCTACTCAGCGTGTTGGCGGCGAGATTTTAACGATGTTCAACAAGGTGCAGCATGCAATTCCGATGCTGAGTCTTGGCAATGCCTTCGATGAGCAGGACCTGCGCGACTTTGACCGCCGTGTCCGCCAGGGTGTCGGCGACAATGTTGCGTATGTTTGCGAGCTGAAGATTGATGGTCTGGCAGTCTCGCTCATTTATGAGGACGGCCTGCTCGTACGCGGGGCGACCCGCGGTGATGGAACGACTGGGGAGGATATTACGTCTAATCTGAAGACGATCCGTTCTTTGCCAATACGGCTTAATGAACCAGTTTCACTGGAAGTACGCGGTGAGGCGTTCATGCCGAAGAAATCCTTCGAAGCATTGAACAAAGCAAGGAAAGAGCGCGAAGAAGAGCCATTTGCCAACCCGCGTAATGCGGCTGCGGGCTCCCTTCGCCAGCTTGACCCGAAGATTGCCGCGTCAAGGAATCTCGATGTGTTCCTTTATGGAATCGCAAATGTCGGTGATACAGGCATCCGCGCACATAGCGAGGGACTTGATTATCTGGAGAAGCTGGGTTTCAAAGCGAATAAAGAACGACGGAAAGTTGACGGCATTGAAGGTGTCATTGAATATGTGAACAGCTGGGTCGAAAAGCGTCCTGATCTTCCGTATGATATTGATGGAATCGTCATCAAGGTAGATTCACTTGATCAGCAGGCCGAGCTTGGTACGACGGCAAAAAGCCCGCGCTGGGCAATTGCCTATAAGTTCCCTGCTGAAGAAGTCGTGACAACTTTGAAGGACATTGAGCTAAGTGTAGGCCGTACTGGCGTTGTCACGCCAACTGCCATCCTTGAACCCGTACAGGTAGCAGGCACGACGGTTGGCCGCGCCTCCTTGCACAATGAAGACTTGATCCGTGAAAAAGATATTAAAATCGGTGACAAAGTCGTCATCAAAAAAGCGGGAGATATTATTCCGGAAGTCGTCAATGTCCTTGCCGAGCAGCGGACGGGCGATGAAGTTGAATTCCATATGCCTACTGAGTGCCCTGAATGTGACAGCGAGCTTGTCAGGATTGAAGGAGAAGTAGCACTTCGCTGTATCAATCCGAAATGCCCGGCACAGATCAGGGAGGGCTTGATCCACTTTGTTTCCCGCGATGCGATGAACATTGACGGTCTCGGTGAAAGAGTGGTAAGCCAGCTGTTTGCCGAAGAATTGATCAAAGATGTTGCCGATATTTACAAGCTGACGCGCGAGCAGCTGCTGGCTCTTGAGCGAATGGGCGAGAAATCCGTCAATAATTTGCTGTCAGCGATTGAAGCGACGAAGGATAATTCATTAGAAAAGCTATTGTTCGGTCTTGGTATCCGTCTTGTAGGAGCAAAAGCCGCGAAGACACTGGCGCAGGAATTTGATACGATGGATAAATTGATGCAGGCATCGAAGGATGAACTGACAGCCATCAATGAAATCGGCGATAAAATGGCCGATTCCATCGTCACTTATTTTGACAACGATGAAGTCAAGGAACTGGTATCCGAGCTGAAGGCTGTTGGCGTCAATATGGAATACAAAGGACCCAAGAAGGTTACAGCAGAGGAATCAGATTCATTTTTTGCAGGTAAAACAATTGTGTTAACCGGGAAGCTTGAGCAAATGGGCCGAAATGAAGCAAAAGAAAAAATCGAGGCGCTCGGCGGCAATGTAGCCGGGAGCGTCAGCAAGAAAACCGATTTAGTCATTGCCGGTGAAGATGCAGGTTCGAAGTTGACAAAAGCAGAAAGCCTTGGGATTGAAGTGTGGAATGAGGAGAGAATGCTTGAAGAATTAAATAAATAA
- a CDS encoding CamS family sex pheromone protein, with amino-acid sequence MRKLSVVALSLVLLLTACAPNFQKQEEVVQEKDDDTKEKAIIPKYKISDKYYRTIMPFEPGEARGMVVNNLNTRYDITEFETGLMRIAQNTFSTDKYVFKEGQYLDGSTVASWLEREMTPAQVEAKEKELQAKAKAEKSNKKVIVKNLGLNPADPGKGDVHERNKKNPIYLAHILEHNYLVQSGEKDTYQLGGIAIGLALNSVHYYREEAYGAVFEKNISRKVLEAEGKKIAQEVVNRLRGIDELKNVPITIGLFEQESRSSVVPGNFFSYAEVSQGSNNIGSWKDVKEKYILFPSAEAEKEHRDDLTFFQNFKQDVEEYFPNFNGVIGKGFYLDGQLQELNIEIPIQFYGEAEAIGFTQYVTGLVMEHFPNYMSVQVSVSSVLGQEALIVKKPDQDEPFVHIYQ; translated from the coding sequence ATGAGGAAGCTCTCAGTGGTCGCTCTATCTCTTGTCCTTTTGCTGACGGCCTGTGCCCCTAATTTTCAAAAGCAGGAAGAGGTCGTCCAGGAGAAGGATGATGACACAAAAGAAAAAGCGATTATTCCGAAATACAAAATTTCGGACAAATATTACCGTACCATCATGCCGTTCGAGCCAGGGGAAGCTCGCGGCATGGTCGTCAACAATCTGAATACGCGCTATGACATTACTGAATTTGAGACTGGTCTGATGCGAATTGCGCAAAATACATTTTCCACAGACAAGTACGTTTTCAAGGAAGGCCAGTATCTTGATGGCAGCACCGTTGCATCATGGCTGGAACGTGAAATGACCCCGGCGCAGGTCGAAGCAAAGGAAAAAGAATTGCAGGCTAAGGCTAAAGCAGAAAAAAGCAACAAAAAGGTGATAGTGAAAAACCTGGGCCTGAATCCTGCCGATCCTGGCAAGGGGGATGTCCACGAACGGAATAAAAAGAATCCCATTTACCTTGCCCATATTCTTGAGCATAATTATCTCGTCCAATCTGGCGAAAAAGATACGTACCAGCTTGGCGGAATCGCAATCGGGCTCGCGCTGAATTCCGTCCATTATTACCGTGAGGAAGCTTATGGAGCAGTGTTTGAAAAAAACATTTCGCGTAAAGTTCTTGAAGCGGAAGGGAAGAAAATCGCCCAGGAAGTTGTCAACAGGCTAAGAGGGATCGATGAGTTGAAAAATGTACCGATTACAATCGGATTGTTCGAACAGGAAAGTCGATCTTCTGTTGTCCCAGGAAACTTTTTCAGTTATGCAGAAGTTTCACAGGGCAGCAATAATATAGGCAGCTGGAAAGATGTAAAAGAAAAATACATTCTGTTCCCATCCGCCGAGGCTGAGAAGGAACACAGGGATGACCTGACATTCTTCCAGAACTTCAAGCAGGATGTTGAGGAATATTTCCCTAACTTTAACGGCGTCATCGGCAAAGGCTTTTACCTGGATGGCCAGCTACAGGAATTGAATATAGAGATTCCTATCCAGTTTTATGGCGAAGCCGAAGCCATTGGATTCACCCAGTATGTAACCGGACTGGTCATGGAGCATTTCCCTAACTATATGTCCGTACAGGTCAGCGTATCCTCTGTCCTGGGACAAGAAGCCTTGATCGTCAAGAAACCGGATCAGGATGAACCATTTGTGCATATTTATCAGTAA
- a CDS encoding DinB family protein, with translation MKKRHEVLFNQLESYRSYILGVADTVSEVDAEKVPAGFNNNIRWNLGHIYLDQYLWIQAVTKEPADVPEEFNSWFGYGTSPANFTEETPSVNELKELLKIQPARIKDLYGGRLEEEFAPTEMGMHTIEQVLVRTIFHEGMHLQTILDIKKCI, from the coding sequence ATGAAAAAACGTCATGAAGTGTTGTTCAATCAACTGGAATCTTATCGCAGCTATATCTTAGGTGTGGCAGATACAGTTTCTGAAGTAGATGCAGAGAAAGTACCTGCTGGATTCAATAATAATATTCGCTGGAACCTTGGGCATATTTATCTTGATCAATATCTCTGGATCCAGGCAGTGACAAAAGAGCCAGCAGATGTCCCGGAAGAGTTCAACTCCTGGTTTGGCTACGGCACCTCTCCGGCCAATTTTACCGAAGAGACACCTTCCGTGAATGAGTTAAAAGAATTGCTTAAAATCCAGCCTGCGAGAATAAAAGATTTGTATGGCGGACGCCTTGAAGAAGAATTCGCTCCAACCGAAATGGGCATGCACACAATCGAGCAAGTCCTGGTGCGGACGATTTTCCATGAAGGCATGCATTTGCAGACAATCCTTGATATTAAAAAGTGTATATAA
- the pruA gene encoding L-glutamate gamma-semialdehyde dehydrogenase: protein MVQPYKHEPFTNFKDEVHREGYLTGLKTVEGYLGQDYDLVIGGERISTEDKIVSYNPSNKEEVIGRVSKANRDLAEKAMQAAVEAFKTWRKVKPETRADVLFKAAAIIRRRKHEFSALLTKEAGKPWNEADADTAEAIDFLEYYARQMLKIKDGMPVESRPNEYNRYDYIPLGVGIVISPWNFPLAIMAGTTVAAIVAGNTVLLKPASTTPVVAAKFVEVMEEAGLPAGVLNFVPGSGAEVGDYLVDHKDTRFVSFTGSRDVGLRIYERASKLSEGQIWLKRVIAEMGGKDTMVVDKDADLELAAQAITASAFGFSGQKCSACSRAVIVEDVYDQVLNRVVELTNELKLDDPTDQSTFMGPVNDQGAFDKIMSYIEIGKEEGRLMTGGEGDSSKGYFIKPTVFADVDPKARIMQEEIFGPVVAFAKAKDFDHALEIANNTEYGLTGAVITRNRENIQKAREDFHVGNLYFNRGCTGAIVGYQPFGGFNMSGTDSKAGGPDYLLLHMQAKTTSEMY from the coding sequence ATGGTTCAGCCATACAAACACGAGCCTTTCACGAATTTTAAAGATGAGGTACACCGTGAAGGATACCTTACAGGATTGAAAACTGTAGAAGGTTATCTTGGCCAGGATTATGACTTGGTGATTGGCGGAGAGAGAATCTCGACTGAAGACAAGATTGTATCTTACAACCCATCCAATAAAGAAGAAGTTATTGGACGCGTATCAAAAGCAAACCGCGATCTTGCTGAAAAAGCGATGCAGGCTGCTGTTGAAGCGTTCAAGACTTGGAGAAAAGTAAAGCCTGAAACACGTGCAGATGTATTATTCAAGGCTGCTGCAATCATTCGCCGCCGCAAGCATGAATTTTCAGCGCTTTTAACAAAAGAAGCTGGTAAGCCATGGAATGAGGCTGATGCTGATACAGCAGAAGCAATCGACTTCCTTGAGTACTATGCTCGCCAAATGCTCAAAATCAAAGACGGTATGCCAGTAGAGAGCCGTCCAAATGAATATAACCGTTATGATTACATTCCTCTTGGAGTGGGAATCGTTATTTCACCATGGAACTTCCCATTGGCGATCATGGCTGGTACAACTGTAGCAGCGATCGTTGCTGGTAACACAGTTCTATTAAAGCCAGCTTCTACAACTCCAGTAGTTGCGGCTAAGTTTGTTGAAGTGATGGAAGAAGCAGGTCTTCCTGCAGGTGTCCTTAACTTCGTACCAGGAAGCGGCGCTGAAGTGGGCGACTACCTTGTTGACCACAAAGACACTCGCTTCGTAAGCTTCACAGGTTCACGTGATGTGGGTCTGCGTATTTACGAGCGCGCTTCTAAATTGAGCGAAGGCCAAATCTGGCTTAAGCGCGTCATCGCTGAAATGGGCGGAAAAGATACGATGGTTGTTGACAAAGATGCGGATCTTGAATTAGCTGCTCAAGCGATCACGGCTTCTGCATTCGGCTTCTCAGGACAAAAATGTTCTGCATGTTCACGTGCTGTAATCGTTGAGGATGTATATGACCAGGTTCTTAACCGCGTTGTTGAGCTAACAAATGAGCTTAAGCTTGATGATCCTACAGATCAAAGCACATTCATGGGTCCTGTAAATGACCAGGGTGCGTTCGACAAGATCATGAGCTACATCGAAATCGGCAAGGAAGAAGGCCGTTTGATGACTGGCGGCGAAGGAGACAGCTCAAAAGGCTACTTCATCAAGCCAACAGTATTTGCTGATGTGGATCCAAAAGCTCGCATCATGCAGGAAGAAATCTTCGGACCGGTTGTTGCATTCGCAAAAGCGAAGGATTTCGACCATGCGCTTGAAATCGCGAACAACACTGAATATGGTTTGACTGGAGCTGTGATCACGCGCAACCGTGAAAACATCCAGAAGGCTCGTGAGGATTTCCATGTCGGAAACCTTTACTTCAACCGCGGCTGCACAGGCGCAATCGTAGGTTACCAGCCATTCGGCGGCTTCAACATGTCAGGAACAGATTCAAAAGCTGGCGGACCAGACTATCTGCTTCTGCACATGCAAGCGAAGACTACTTCTGAAATGTACTAA
- a CDS encoding CPBP family intramembrane glutamic endopeptidase encodes MLGIVVQLIISWILLRVLYRENLNVLGIIPTKLRMSQFALGFIFTALLCTVIQLVYSSLTNTDWKLNENLSVFGTLNFLWWNVKSVIFEELIFRGALLYIAIRKWGARTGILLSAIAFGIYHWFSFGVLGNVVLMLVVFLMTSISGLVWAYAFEKTKSMMLPIGLHLGWNFVFNSVFSKGPLGEQILIPQVDKAHYLSDTLSFFIQFLLPNLVVPALTFFYIKFLLKKNAENPL; translated from the coding sequence TTGCTTGGAATAGTAGTACAGCTCATAATATCGTGGATTTTACTTCGTGTTCTCTACAGGGAAAACCTAAATGTATTAGGAATCATCCCTACAAAATTAAGGATGTCTCAATTTGCTCTTGGTTTCATTTTTACCGCATTACTTTGTACAGTAATTCAACTGGTCTATTCTTCCTTAACAAATACGGACTGGAAACTGAATGAAAATCTATCTGTCTTTGGCACATTGAACTTCTTATGGTGGAATGTTAAATCTGTCATCTTTGAGGAATTGATTTTTAGAGGAGCACTTCTCTATATCGCTATCCGAAAATGGGGAGCGAGGACAGGGATTTTATTATCCGCAATTGCTTTTGGCATTTACCACTGGTTTTCTTTTGGAGTACTTGGAAATGTTGTTTTAATGCTTGTTGTATTTCTGATGACGTCCATTTCTGGATTGGTTTGGGCATACGCGTTTGAAAAAACAAAATCGATGATGCTTCCAATCGGTCTGCACTTAGGATGGAACTTTGTTTTTAACTCCGTTTTCTCAAAAGGACCCCTAGGCGAACAAATCCTGATTCCACAAGTAGACAAAGCACACTACCTCTCAGATACACTATCCTTCTTCATACAATTCCTGCTGCCTAATTTAGTCGTACCGGCACTCACATTTTTCTATATAAAATTCTTACTGAAAAAGAATGCTGAAAATCCCCTGTGA
- the aceB gene encoding malate synthase A: MSTQTTGIEIVGSMKKGYEEILTPEALDFVERLERHFGERRVELLAAREKRQEEINEGKLPDFLPETKHIRESEWTIGPLPKDLQDRRVEITGPTDRKMVINALNSGAKIFMADCEDSTSPTWEAIVEGQINLRDAVNRTISFENANGKKYQLNEKTAVLMVRPRGWHLEEKHVLLDGKPISGGLFDFAMYFFHNAKKLVEQGTGPYFYLPKMESHLEARLWNDVFVYAQNHLGIPQGTIKATVLIETILASFEMNEILYELKEHSAGLNCGRWDYIFSYLKKLRSQDDVILPDRSQVTMTVPFMRSYSLLTIQTCHRRKAPAMGGMAAQIPIKNDEEANAEAFAKVRADKEREARDGHDGTWVAHPGLVPVALEAFNKEMPEPNQIDSGKQKDVEVNAPDLLAVPEGTITEAGVRMNINVGIQYVASWLNGRGAAPIHNLMEDAATAEISRAQLWQWIRHPKGVLEDGRKVTVEMYQELKEEELEKIKLEVGEAVFENGKFEQAAEMFDELILKDEFVEFLTLPGYQALA; the protein is encoded by the coding sequence ATGTCGACACAAACTACTGGAATTGAAATCGTAGGCAGCATGAAAAAAGGATACGAAGAAATTTTGACACCAGAGGCTCTTGATTTTGTAGAGAGGCTTGAAAGGCATTTTGGGGAGCGTCGGGTAGAATTGCTGGCGGCCCGTGAAAAGCGCCAGGAGGAAATCAACGAAGGCAAGCTACCGGACTTTTTGCCGGAGACGAAGCACATTCGTGAAAGTGAGTGGACTATTGGACCGCTTCCGAAAGACCTGCAGGATCGCAGAGTCGAGATCACAGGTCCGACAGACAGGAAGATGGTCATCAATGCGCTCAATTCCGGGGCGAAGATTTTCATGGCAGACTGTGAGGATTCAACTTCACCGACATGGGAAGCGATCGTTGAAGGGCAGATCAATTTAAGGGACGCCGTTAACAGGACGATCTCTTTTGAGAATGCGAATGGCAAGAAGTATCAACTGAATGAAAAAACAGCTGTTTTAATGGTTCGCCCAAGAGGCTGGCACCTAGAAGAAAAACATGTATTGCTCGATGGCAAGCCGATTTCCGGCGGATTATTCGATTTTGCGATGTACTTTTTCCACAATGCGAAAAAGCTGGTGGAGCAGGGCACAGGTCCATACTTCTACCTTCCTAAGATGGAGAGCCACCTTGAAGCGCGCCTATGGAACGATGTGTTCGTTTATGCACAGAATCATCTCGGCATTCCACAGGGAACGATTAAAGCAACTGTTTTGATTGAAACAATTCTTGCATCATTCGAAATGAATGAGATTCTATATGAACTGAAGGAACACTCCGCTGGCTTGAACTGCGGGCGCTGGGATTATATTTTCAGCTATCTGAAAAAACTCCGTTCACAGGATGATGTAATTTTACCGGATCGCTCACAGGTAACAATGACGGTTCCATTCATGAGATCCTACTCATTGCTGACGATCCAGACCTGCCACCGACGGAAGGCTCCGGCAATGGGCGGAATGGCGGCGCAAATCCCGATCAAAAATGACGAGGAAGCAAATGCTGAAGCATTCGCAAAGGTACGTGCGGATAAGGAACGTGAAGCCCGCGACGGACATGATGGCACATGGGTTGCACATCCAGGTCTGGTACCGGTAGCACTTGAGGCGTTCAACAAGGAAATGCCTGAACCGAACCAGATAGATTCCGGTAAGCAAAAGGATGTTGAGGTTAATGCACCTGACCTGCTTGCTGTACCAGAAGGCACTATAACAGAAGCGGGTGTACGCATGAACATCAATGTCGGTATCCAGTACGTGGCCAGCTGGCTGAATGGCCGGGGCGCAGCGCCAATCCATAATCTGATGGAGGACGCGGCGACAGCGGAAATCTCCCGTGCTCAGCTATGGCAATGGATTCGCCATCCAAAAGGAGTTCTGGAGGATGGCCGCAAAGTGACGGTTGAAATGTACCAAGAGCTGAAGGAAGAGGAGCTTGAGAAAATCAAGCTGGAAGTCGGCGAAGCGGTATTTGAAAATGGGAAATTCGAGCAGGCTGCAGAAATGTTCGATGAGTTGATTTTAAAGGATGAATTCGTTGAATTTTTAACATTGCCTGGCTATCAGGCTTTAGCTTAA